One part of the Oncorhynchus clarkii lewisi isolate Uvic-CL-2024 chromosome 7, UVic_Ocla_1.0, whole genome shotgun sequence genome encodes these proteins:
- the LOC139413532 gene encoding dynein regulatory complex subunit 2, translated as MPKKGAKKGGAGKQAGMTEEERLLYMQQRAQAEDEMAKRKEDMLTQFLKDKLQKEERNSAVNLHKLTQQWRAVLRQTRAAELRSDIAVLSQTFERVLDRKDSVIKCLVCDLSEAEQQSAQALRSHLECVDCLLALQKGRLASLEQQWNSGLEGLSYEFNSEREQILSQHQQECAYLEDVTFAMEQFYMEVDGEARQDYQSTRDDIKNRNIEEKHALRIQLEGTVEGLWRQFQQALRSYNEATEDRHIAFESLRTRDQRSAQEIDTQMRRLQKMQDSISALRSRLNSSQKESEGAARGLRAAREEVTLQARQLKAQLSRARAAERNQLTNLTVHSNAAAKNLQGIITKGERLLRLAEMCRKLETEHEKVLPFYTSSLTAEEESQERANAMEPPSEELAQAMLDYLVLERFWQRYNKVLLERLCLERERGALTQENQQLRILLRQYLDGISVSDEILRHRNPLLMVSRPTLAVQPTADAQRKRHTVIEAAHVVQRTL; from the exons ATGCCAAAGAAGGGTGCAAAAAAGGGGGGAGCAGGGAAGCAAGCAGGGATGACGGAGGAAGAGAGACTCTTGTACATGCAGCAGAGGGCCCAGGCAGAGGACGAGATGGCCAAAAGGAAGGAAGACATGCTAACTCAATTTCTCAAG GATAAGCTGCAGAAGGAGGAGCGCAACAGTGCAGTGAACCTGCACAAGTTGACGCAGCAGTGGCGAGCAGTTCTCCGCCAGACACGGGCAGCTGAACTGCGCAGTGACATTGCTGTGCTCAGCCAGACCTTTGAGAGGGTGCTGGACCGGAAGGACAGTGTCATCAAG tgTTTGGTGTGTGACCTGAGTGAGGCAGAGCAGCAGTCAGCCCAGGCCCTGCGCTCTCACCTGGAGTGTGTGGACTGCCTGCTGGCCCTGCAGAAGGGTAGGCTGGCATCCCTGGAGCAGCAGTGGAACAGCGGCCTGGAGGGACTGAGCTACGAATTCAATTCTGAGAG gGAGCAGATCCTGTCCCAGCACCAGCAGGAGTGTGCTTACCTGGAGGATGTGACCTTTGCCATGGAGCAGTTCTACATGGAGGTAGACGGGGAAGCTCGCCAGGACTACCAGAGCACCAGAGACGACATCAAGAACAGG AACATAGAGGAGAAACATGCGTTGAGGATCCAGCTAGAGGGGACGGTGGAGGGCCTGTGGCGTCAGTTCCAACAGGCCCTACGCAGCTACAATGAGGCTACAGAGGACCGTCACATCGCCTTTGAGTCGTTGAGGACCCGCGACCAGCGCAGTGCCCAGGAGATCGACACGCAGATGAGGAGGCTGCAGAAGATGCAG GACTCCATATCTGCTCTGCGCTCTAGGCTGAACTCCAGCCAGAAGGAGAGTGAGGGGGCAGCACGGGGCCTGAGGGCGGCCAGGGAGGAGGTGACCCTGCAGGCTCGCCAGCTCAAGGCCCAGCTGAGCCGTGCCCGCGCAGCCGAGAGGAACCAGCTCACCAACCTCACCGTGCATAGCAACGCCGCTGCCAAGAACCTACAGGGCATCATCACTAAG GGGGAGAGGTTGCTGCGTCTGGCTGAGATGTGTCGTAAACTGGAGACAGAACATGAGAAAGTCCTGCCCTTCTACACCTCATCTCTCACTGCTGAGGAAGAGAGCCAGGAGAGAGCTAATGCTATGGAGCCTCCATCTGAGGAGCTGGCACAG GCCATGCTGGACTACCTGGTTCTGGAGCGGTTCTGGCAGCGTTATAACAAGGTTCTGCTGGAGCGGCTGTGTTTGGAACGGGAGAGAGGAGCTCTGACCCAGGAGAACCAGCAACTGCGGATCTTACTGCGCCAGTACCTGGATGGCATCTCCGTTAGTGACGAGATCCTCCGTCATCGCAACCCCCTGCTGATGGTGTCACGGCCCACCCTCGCCGTTCAACCCACTGCTGATGCCCAACGCAAGCGCCACACTGTCATTGAGGCAGCACATGTTGTGCAGCGCACGCTGTAG